Within Streptomyces sp. NBC_00704, the genomic segment TCCCTTGTCCCCGGCCGCGCCGCTGCCGTCGTCGCCGCAGGCCGTGGCGGTCAGCGCGAGCACGGAGCCCAGGGCGACGGCCAGGGCGACTCGCCTGCTTCTGCGGATGCTGCTCTTCATGTGGTCGGCTCTCTTCTTCTGGATCTTCCGGATCCCAACGGACATATGAAGTTGTGGGGGGTCGAGGGGTGATGCGGGCGCAGGGCGCCCGGCCGGCGGCACGGCGGCGGCCGGGGCCGCGGGGGGCTCGGGAGCCTCGGGGGTCTCCGGAGCACGACGGGCCGAGGGGGCCTCCGGGGCCGGGGCGGTCGCGGCGGCCCGACGCGGCCCGCCGGGGGCCCTCGCCCGGCCGGCCGCGTCGGGCCGTGGACCGGCGGGCAGGGCGGGGACGGCCGCCGGGGCCGTGACGGCCGTCGGCAAGCGCTTGCTGTGGAAGTGCGTCATTGCGGCTCCCAGAGGCGTACAGAACAGTGGCGACGAAAGGGGGCGGAGTGGCGAAGGGGCGGAGGAGTCAGAGCGGTCTGATGCGGAACGCGTCGAACGCGGCGGCTCCCGCCTGCCCCGTGCCCGGGGGCGCGAGGGCGAAGAGGCCGAGCAGGGCGCCGACCCAGCGCCACGGCGTGGCGGCGAAGACGGGACCGGAGCGGACCGGGCCGTCGCCCAGGTCGTAGGCGAACCGGCAGCGCGCTCCGGCGCCGATCTCGATCCGCAGCCGTACGGGGCCGTCGGGGACGGGCACGGGGTGGGCGGCGTCCCGCTCCCGTTCGGCCACCGGCTCGGCGAACCGGTGCACCAGGTGGACGGCGCCGTCGGCGGCGCGCTGGAGGCCGATCCAGCTGAACGCGTCGCCGAGGACCGCGAGTCCGGCGCGGGCGCCCGGTTCCTCGCTGTGCAGCCGCAGGCCCACCTCGACGGCGGAGGGGCGGCCGGGCAGCCGCTGGGTGAGGACGTTCGGCAGGGTGCGCAGATCGTGCGCGTCGGCCGTCCGCGCGCAGGCCAGGCGCAGTCCGTCGGCGGAGTGCCGGACCGCCCAGCCGTCCTGGGGGTTGGCCGTCCACGACCACTGGCGGCCGAAGCGTCCGCCGGGGAAGTCGTCGTCGACGGCGGGCGCGGCCGGCGGCTGTGCGGGCAGCGCGGGCCGCCGGTGCCGCGGGACGGGGACGCCGTCGTCGCCGATGACCGGCCAGCCGTCCGGGCCCCACCGCATCGGCTGGAGATGGACGACCCTGCCGTAGGCGCCGCGCTGCTGGAAGTGCACGAACCAGTCCTCGCCGGACCGGGTGCGGACCCAGCCGCCCTGGTGCGGGCCGTTGACG encodes:
- a CDS encoding glycoside hydrolase family 43 protein, whose product is MYTNPILDADWSDPDVLRVGDDFYLTASSFGRAPGLPLLHSRDLVHWTLVGHALERLEPADAFRVPRHDCGVWAPSLRHHDGRFWIFWGDPDHGIFQVNAPQFRGPWTRPHLVKPGRGLIDPCPLWDEETGEAYLVHAWAKSRSGVKNRLTGHRMHPEGTAVLDEGKVIVDGDRIPGWFTLEGPKLYRHDGWFVVLAPAGGVATGWQGALRSRDFFGPYEERVVLEQGDTDVNGPHQGGWVRTRSGEDWFVHFQQRGAYGRVVHLQPMRWGPDGWPVIGDDGVPVPRHRRPALPAQPPAAPAVDDDFPGGRFGRQWSWTANPQDGWAVRHSADGLRLACARTADAHDLRTLPNVLTQRLPGRPSAVEVGLRLHSEEPGARAGLAVLGDAFSWIGLQRAADGAVHLVHRFAEPVAERERDAAHPVPVPDGPVRLRIEIGAGARCRFAYDLGDGPVRSGPVFAATPWRWVGALLGLFALAPPGTGQAGAAAFDAFRIRPL